A window from Armatimonadia bacterium encodes these proteins:
- a CDS encoding sigma-70 family RNA polymerase sigma factor — protein sequence MPARAFVQFGADSEMAVTKGAPAAEFACPDSVLVEAAQLGNNDAFGALVDRYHRRIHGVVYRMCGATDAEDITQDIFLRVLQALRGFKFQGEASFRTWLYRIAVNACINELRRRKRRRDTDGPSLDEAIETPSGAFSRSVPDYSQMPDVEVERQELCAAVHAALRSLSPRHRIVLTLIDLQGMEYEEAAQVMGCPLGTLKSRVARARDAFAVAYRRYEQGTLQITQKSVAEVPQGNTER from the coding sequence ATGCCCGCACGGGCGTTTGTACAATTCGGCGCAGACAGCGAGATGGCCGTGACCAAGGGCGCGCCGGCAGCCGAGTTTGCCTGTCCCGACTCGGTTCTGGTCGAAGCGGCGCAGTTGGGCAACAACGACGCCTTCGGTGCCCTGGTTGACCGCTATCATCGCCGCATTCATGGTGTCGTCTACCGGATGTGCGGGGCCACCGACGCCGAGGACATCACCCAGGACATCTTCCTGCGGGTCCTTCAGGCCCTGCGGGGGTTCAAGTTCCAGGGCGAGGCGAGCTTCCGCACCTGGCTGTATCGAATCGCGGTCAACGCTTGCATCAATGAGCTTCGACGCCGTAAGCGCCGGCGCGATACCGACGGCCCTTCTCTTGATGAGGCCATCGAGACGCCCAGCGGGGCGTTCTCTCGCAGCGTACCCGACTACTCGCAGATGCCGGACGTTGAGGTGGAGCGCCAGGAGTTGTGTGCCGCCGTCCATGCGGCCTTGCGCTCACTATCGCCGCGACACCGCATCGTCCTGACGCTCATCGATCTGCAGGGAATGGAGTACGAGGAGGCAGCCCAGGTGATGGGCTGCCCACTGGGGACCCTCAAGTCAAGGGTGGCACGTGCAAGGGATGCCTTCGCGGTTGCCTACCGGCGCTACGAGCAGGGCACCTTGCAGATCACGCAGAAAAGTGTCGCCGAGGTGCCCCAGGGCAACACGGAACGTTAG
- a CDS encoding zinc-binding dehydrogenase — MEPSMMKAAVLRGPQDLAVLDIPIPQTGPGERLVKVAACGICGSDLRYYEGENPWAKHTLGYEKPNPPNMVLGHEVAGYIDGKLVSMLAFRGCGKCTECRRGQVQLCANTAHLGHGAGWEGLAYNPGGMAQWCPIWEEHLYPLPEGLSAAEGTFLDGLGVAVHAVRRATMFPGSEFLILGAGPIGLSILGAAKALGAGRAWVVDVYQVALDCARELGAEEVCAVDGAHYADLAQAIRAQTGGRGVDSVFETTGNLAAQEFVLSVLARGGCLTLMAGAAPGLALSEASLAGERRITTSSNNLYEEYQIGLELLGLGKVRVGPMITHRFPLEEAPRAFEVARDKWNTGALKVVLEP; from the coding sequence ATGGAACCAAGCATGATGAAAGCGGCGGTCCTGCGCGGGCCGCAGGATCTCGCCGTCCTCGACATCCCAATCCCGCAGACCGGTCCCGGTGAGCGGCTGGTGAAGGTGGCGGCCTGCGGCATCTGTGGCAGCGATCTGCGCTACTACGAGGGCGAGAACCCGTGGGCGAAGCACACCCTGGGCTACGAGAAGCCCAATCCGCCCAACATGGTCCTTGGCCACGAGGTCGCGGGGTACATCGACGGCAAGCTGGTGTCCATGCTGGCCTTCCGAGGCTGCGGGAAGTGCACGGAATGTCGTCGCGGGCAGGTCCAGTTGTGCGCGAACACTGCGCACCTCGGACACGGTGCGGGCTGGGAAGGCCTTGCCTACAACCCCGGTGGAATGGCCCAGTGGTGCCCGATCTGGGAGGAGCACCTGTACCCCTTGCCCGAGGGCCTTTCGGCCGCTGAGGGCACTTTCCTCGATGGTCTGGGGGTAGCCGTCCATGCCGTCCGCCGGGCAACGATGTTCCCCGGTTCCGAGTTCCTGATCCTCGGCGCGGGGCCTATCGGACTGTCTATCCTGGGCGCGGCGAAGGCCCTGGGTGCCGGTCGTGCCTGGGTTGTCGATGTCTACCAGGTCGCCCTGGACTGCGCCCGTGAGTTGGGGGCTGAGGAGGTCTGCGCCGTGGATGGCGCCCACTACGCCGACCTGGCGCAGGCAATCAGAGCCCAGACTGGCGGCCGTGGCGTAGACAGCGTCTTCGAGACCACCGGCAACCTCGCAGCCCAGGAGTTCGTACTGTCCGTGCTCGCCCGGGGAGGGTGTCTGACGCTGATGGCGGGAGCTGCTCCCGGCCTGGCTCTCTCCGAGGCGTCGCTGGCCGGGGAGAGGCGCATCACCACATCCAGCAACAACCTCTATGAGGAGTACCAGATTGGCCTTGAGCTTCTTGGTCTGGGGAAGGTGCGGGTCGGGCCGATGATCACCCACCGGTTCCCGCTGGAGGAGGCGCCACGGGCCTTTGAGGTCGCCCGTGACAAGTGGAATACCGGGGCCCTGAAGGTCGTCCTGGAGCCCTGA
- a CDS encoding FmdB family zinc ribbon protein: MPIYEYQCEKCGHVFEVQQSFSDEPVKTCNQPKCSGKVKKLFSPPAIIFKGKGFYCTDYGRGNLGSKPAGSSSEKSEACKSCESGACAKSD, translated from the coding sequence ATGCCGATCTACGAGTACCAGTGCGAGAAGTGTGGCCACGTCTTCGAGGTCCAGCAGAGCTTCAGTGATGAACCCGTGAAGACGTGCAACCAGCCGAAATGCAGCGGGAAGGTCAAAAAGCTCTTCAGCCCGCCGGCGATCATCTTCAAGGGGAAGGGCTTCTACTGCACCGACTACGGCCGGGGCAACCTGGGCAGCAAGCCCGCCGGCAGCAGCTCGGAGAAGTCCGAGGCGTGCAAAAGTTGCGAATCAGGCGCCTGCGCCAAGAGCGACTAG
- a CDS encoding Nif3-like dinuclear metal center hexameric protein: MLISDITALLDRVAPPATAESWDNPGLQIGSLQEDTTACLLALDVNVDTVREAKQCSAGLILCHHPLVFGGLHRIDEATPVGRTLLAAARARITVYAAHTNLDLSGQVGTAVALAEQLGLVPLRITPTAEGEDLADGEVAPPQYTLYSDTPPMPLDALARYTEAKLATQVALVGDGQQQVRRVAVLPGSGGGLVAQACGKADAVITGEIKYHEALEARELGLGVIAAGHYETERPVLNLLSRYLKEATEGQLQVAISQVRTDPFWTLTI; the protein is encoded by the coding sequence ATGCTCATTTCCGACATCACAGCACTCTTGGACCGCGTCGCACCGCCCGCCACGGCGGAATCCTGGGATAACCCGGGCCTCCAGATCGGCTCACTGCAGGAAGACACCACTGCTTGCCTGCTGGCCCTGGACGTCAACGTGGACACCGTGCGCGAGGCCAAGCAGTGCTCTGCAGGACTGATCCTATGTCATCATCCCCTGGTCTTCGGGGGGCTGCACCGCATCGACGAGGCGACACCCGTCGGACGCACGCTTCTTGCGGCGGCCCGAGCCAGGATCACCGTCTATGCGGCTCACACGAACCTTGACTTGTCCGGCCAGGTCGGGACCGCAGTGGCCCTGGCCGAGCAGCTCGGTCTGGTTCCCCTCCGGATCACGCCGACTGCAGAAGGAGAAGACCTGGCCGACGGCGAAGTGGCTCCGCCGCAATACACTCTCTACTCGGATACGCCACCCATGCCGCTAGATGCCCTCGCGCGATACACGGAGGCCAAGCTGGCGACCCAGGTGGCGCTCGTAGGAGACGGGCAGCAGCAGGTGCGGCGTGTCGCGGTCCTGCCGGGTTCTGGAGGAGGCCTGGTAGCGCAGGCTTGCGGGAAGGCGGACGCCGTCATCACCGGCGAGATCAAGTACCATGAGGCCCTTGAGGCCCGAGAGCTCGGCCTGGGTGTGATTGCTGCCGGCCACTACGAGACCGAGCGACCCGTCCTGAACCTGCTGTCTCGCTACCTGAAGGAGGCCACAGAGGGGCAGCTTCAGGTGGCCATCAGCCAGGTCCGCACCGACCCCTTTTGGACCCTCACAATCTGA